The following coding sequences are from one Triticum aestivum cultivar Chinese Spring chromosome 5A, IWGSC CS RefSeq v2.1, whole genome shotgun sequence window:
- the LOC123108325 gene encoding ribosomal protein S4, mitochondrial-like: MQALRFKTCHLLPGNVRNRELSLIQRRILRRLSNKRRSIKRNLSHRENLNSNIKSQTTRKLYLYYGDLPIREMHRGRERTSYIPFLLNQETRSDVIPVRLHFSDTLPQARQPISHRRVCLNNGLVTITHLKVSHGDLISFKVNDARTRGFEIRRSFYIDISVGKIIGKFISAISVGKRRGKFLPARIWRRTKEEWFCLLTTQRGCRLLLKSKELQKLRSYMQEEDFERTKKFGSAKVCLGSFFAEHNRMKRNLFHFKYFFLLKRGKEKNRNLPTRTISPFVEKSSLYSNLTYCSGSPFTRKIRIKRIELPTHYPEVNHRTLKSVVSYGPNIGHIPHDIRLKDPSLPLRSGNGRGQNI, from the coding sequence ATGCAAGCATTAAGATTTAAAACGTGTCATCTACTTCCAGGAAATGTTCGGAACAGAGAACTTTCTCTAATCCAACGCCGTATTCTCCGAAGATTGAGCAACAAGAGGAGATCCATTAAAAGAAATCTTTCTCATAGAGAAAATCTAAACAGTAACATCAAATCACAAACTACACGAAAGTTGTATCTTTATTATGGGGATTTACCCATAAGGGAGATGCACAGAGGAAGAGAACGAACTTCATATATCCCTTTTTTACTCAATCAAGAAACAAGATCAGACGTGATTCCGGTTCGTCTCCATTTTAGTGACACTCTTCCTCAAGCAAGGCAGCCGATAAGTCATCGAAGGGTTTGTTTGAATAATGGACTGGTAACCATTACTCATTTGAAAGTTTCCCACGGTGATCTAATATCTTTTAAAGTAAATGACGCGAGAACCCGTGGTTTTGAAATAAGGAGATCTTTCTATATCGACATATCAGTTGGAAAAATCATAGGCAAATTCATATCGGCCATATCAGTTGGAAAAAGAAGAGGCAAATTCCTACCGGCCAGAATCTGGAGAAGAACAAAAGAAGAATGGTTCTGCTTACTCACAACTCAGAGGGGATGCCGCTTACTACTCAAATCCAAGGAATTGCAAAAGTTGCGTTCTTATATGCAAGAAGAAGACTTTGAAAGAACAAAGAAGTTTGGATCCGCAAAAGTATGCTTAGGCAGTTTCTTCGCTGAGCACAACAGAATGAAGAGGAATTTGTTTCATTTCAAATACTTCTTCTTATTGAAAAGAGGGAAGGAGAAAAACCGAAATCTTCCTACTCGAACAATAAGTCCTTTTGTAGAAAAGTCTTCTTTATATAGTAATTTGACCTATTGCTCCGGATCCCCGTTTACTAGGAAGATAagaatcaaaaggatcgaactacctACTCATTATCCGGAGGTGAATCATAGAACACTAAAATCTGTGGTATCTTATGGACCTAACATAGGTCACATCCCTCACGACATAAGATTGAAAGATCCAAGCCTTCCTCTTCGGAGCGGAAACGGACGTGGCCAAAACATATAA